In a genomic window of Nodosilinea sp. E11:
- the psbZ gene encoding photosystem II reaction center protein PsbZ, with the protein MVILFQLALFALVLMSFVLVVYVPVAYASPQDWDQSKKLILFGSIIWGALVVVVGGLNYFVV; encoded by the coding sequence ATGGTAATTCTGTTTCAACTCGCGCTGTTTGCCCTGGTGCTGATGTCTTTTGTGCTGGTGGTGTATGTGCCCGTGGCCTACGCCTCTCCCCAAGACTGGGATCAGTCTAAAAAACTCATCCTGTTTGGCTCTATCATTTGGGGCGCGCTGGTGGTTGTAGTAGGCGGCCTTAACTATTTTGTGGTGTAG